A stretch of DNA from Roseovarius faecimaris:
CCGCCCGTCTGATCCGCCGCTACAAGCGGTTCCTGGCCGATATCCGGCTTGAGGAGGACGGCCGCGAGGTCACCGCCCATTGTGCCAATCCAGGCTCGATGATGGGCCTTGCCGAGCCCGGCACCCGCATCTGGGTCGAACCCAATGACGACCCGAAGAAGAAGCTCAAATTCGGCTGGCGCCTGGTGGACCATGAGAACGGGCATTTCACCGGGGTGGATACGTCACTGCCCAACCGCGCGCTGAAAGACGCCATCCTTGCGCGTGGCATTGCCGAACTGGCGGCGTATGGCACCGTCCGGCCCGAGCAGAAATACGGGCAGAACAGCCGGATCGACTTCCTGTTGCAGCAGTCCGGCCTGCCCGACGCCTATGTCGAGGTGAAATCCGTCACCCTCTCGCGCCAGCCCGGTCTGGCCGAGTTTCCCGACAGCGTCACCGCGCGCGGGGCCAAACACCTCGCGGATCTGGCGGAAATGGCCCGCGCGGGCCACCGGGCCGTGCTCTTCTATCTGGTCCAGCGCACCGATTGCGCGCAGGTCAGCGTGGCAGGGGATATCGATCCGGCCTACCTCACCGCCTATGAGGCCGCCCGCGCCGCAGGCGTCGAGGTGATCGCCTACGGCACGCAGCTCTCTCCCCAAGCGGTGACACTGGGCCAGCGGCTCACCGTCCTGGGCTGACGCTCAGCTTTCGCCAAAACCCTTGGGGATGGGCAGCGGATCAAGCGTTTTGGCCCGTTTCTGCAAATGCCGCCCGATCACCACGCGGCTGATCTCGGTCGTTCCATCGACAATCCGCAGCATCTGGCTCAGCCGCGACAGCCGGTCCATCCCGTAGGGGGCAAGCAGCCCCATCCCGCCCAACACCTGCGTACAGATATTGGCCGCCTTCACCGCCGCATCGGGCACGAACCGCTTGGCATGCGCCGCCATCAGCGGGCCCTCCTCCGTGCCCAGCGCATTCGCCGCCGCCCGGTACAGCAAACGCGAGGCTTCCAGCTCGGTCGCCACATCGCCCAGCATCCATTGAATACCGTCCAGATCGAGGTTCTTGCCGCCGAACATTTTGCGGTTGGCCGAATAGGCAAGTGCCGTATCGAGTGCCGCCTGCATCAGACCGCAACACCCCGACGCGATTGAGACACGTGCAATATCGATCGCCATGAGCGAGCCTTGCAGGCCCTGGCCCACGGGCAGGATGATGTTGTCCTCGCTCACCACAACATCTCTCATGTACATCTCGGACAAGGGCAGGAACCGGTAAGACGGCGTGTCATAGCGCGGCCCGAAGCTCAGCCCCTCGGCATCCGCCGGAATGGCAATCATCGCCATATCCTTGTGGCCCGGCTGATCGGTGGTCTTGACCACGGTGAAATAGATATCGGCCTCGCCTGCCAGGCTGACCCAGGCCTTCGCGCCGTTGACCGTCCAGGTGCCATCGCCGTTGATCACCGCGCGTGAATACATGTTGGTCGCATCCGAGCCCGATTGCGGCTCGGTCAGGGCGAAATTGGCCAGCTTGCGGCCCGAGGTCAGCTCCCGCGCCCAGGACGTCTTGAACGGCTCGGTACCGAAACCACAGGCGGCATAGGTACAGATATTGTGCATCGACAGCGCGAAAGCATAGGCCCCATCACCGCGCCCCAGCTCTTCATAGACCCGGATACCCTCGCCCAGCGGCAGCCCCTGCCCGCCAAATTCTTCAGGCGCATAAAGTCCGGTCAGGCCAAGTGCGGCCGCTTTGTCCGACGCCTCGCGCGGCCAGACCCCGGCTGCGTTCCAGGCATCCACATTGGGTTTGATCACCTCCTCGCAATGCTGGCGGGCGGCGTCGAGAATGGTGTCGATCTTGCTGGTCATGACGGTGATTCCATCTTCTTTCAATTGTCCGACAATTGAATGTCAGACAATTGCATCCACCGCAATATTCATTTTTTCGAATATAATACGATCCCCGGCCTTTCCTCGACCGGACACCGTTCGCAATGTCGTCTGCCCTCTGGTTTTTCCATGTATTTGCGCCTAGATAGGGGCAGTGGGAAGTTAAACGGGGCTTAGGCGTGAACGAACACCAGGGACGCATGACACGAGACGGCATTCGCATTCATGAGGCGGATGGGTTTGCCGGAATGCACAAGGCCGGGCGGCTGGCGGCAGAGATCCTCGACCGGGTGGCCGATCATGTCTTTGTCGGACAGACCACCGGCGCGCTCGACAAGCTGATCGAGGGCATGGTGAATGACGCCGGTGCGACCTCGGCCACCATCGGCTACAAGGGTTATCAGCACGCCAGCTGCATCAGCGTGAATCATGTGGTCTGCCACGGCATCCCCGGCGACAAGGTTCTCAAGGACGGCGATATCCTGAACATCGACGTCACCGTGATCGTCGATGGCTGGTATGGCGACACCTCGCGGATGTTCGTCGCGGGCAAGCTGAACCGCAAGGCCGAGCGGCTGATCCAGGTCACGCATGACAGCCTGATGATCGGGATCGAGGCGGTGAAGCCCGGAAACACCTTCGGCGATATCGGCTTTGCCATCCAAAGCTTCGTCGAACGCCAGCGCATGTCGGTGGTGCGCGACTTCTGCGGGCACGGGCTGGGCACGGTGTTCCACGCGCCGCCCAACGTGCTGCATTACGGGCGCGCGGGCACCGGGCCGACGCTGGAAGAGGGGATGTTCTTCACCATCGAGCCGATGGTCAATCTGGGCCGTCCCGAAACGAAAATCCTCGCGGATGACTGGACAGCGGTGACCCGGGACAAATCGCTCTCTGCGCAGTTCGAGCATTCGATCGGGGTCACGTCGGACGGCTGCGAGATCTTCACCCTCTCACCCGCCGGCCGGTTCCACCCGACCTACACGTAAGCGCCGCCAGAATTTGCGCCAAATTCTGGGGCATTTTCTGTCTCAGAAAATGCGCCTGGATCAGCGGTTCGCGCCCGGCACCCAGAGCACATCGTCTTTCCCGTCGCTATTGGCCATCCGGCCCGCGCAGAAGAACCAGTCGCTCAGGCGGTTGAGGTATTTCACCGCCGCCGGGTTCACACTTTCCATCGTCGCCAGTTCCACCGCCAGCCGCTCGGCCCGGCGTGATACCGTCCGGCACAGATGCAGATGCGCCGCCAGCGCCGAACCTCCGGGCAGGATGAAACTCCTGAGCGGCTCCAGAACCGCCGTCATCGCGTCAATCTCGCTCTCCAGCCGGATCACCTGCGCGTCCGACATCCTGAGCGGCGGATACTCTGCTTCGGCATCCATCTCCATATCCGGGCGGCACAGATCGGCGCCCAGATCAAAAAGGTCATTCTGGATGCGCGCCAGGGCGGCGTCGACATCGCCCTCCGAATGCAGCCGCGCCAGACCCACCGTCGCGTTCACCTCGTCGACCGTTCCATAGGCATTCACCCGCATCGCGTGCTTGGCCACGCGTGCGCCATTGCCCAGCGCGGTCTCGCCCGCGTCCCCGGTCTTGGTGTAAATCTTGTTCAGCACCACCATAAATCAGCCCCCCGAGCGCATCCACAGAAACAGAAGGATCAACACCACCGCCAGCGCCTGCGCACCGATCCGCCACTGCATCATCTTGTTGGATTTCTTGGCCGATTCCAGATCGCCCTTGCCAAAATAGCTGATCCCGATGGCCAGGATCACCACCACCGCAATACAGGCGGCGGCCACGAGCAGAAACAGCGGGTCTTGCAGCATGTGTCATGTCCCTTCGCATACGCGTTGCCGGTGATGTAGTGGAGGCGGCGGGAAAAGCGAACCCTAAAAACGCCTCACGCCCGGCGCAGCACCCAGTCAAGCGCGCGTGTCGGCAGGATGCGGCGCAGCGTGCCCATGATATAGGTCGGCGTGGTCACATAATAGCGCGCCCGCGGACGGGACGATTCCAGCGCATGGACCAGCTTTTTCGTAACAGCGCTCGCGGGCAACTCGAACGGATCCGGCCCGCTGCTCTCATAAAGCCGCTTCTTCAGGCCCCGGCGATACTCCTCGGCGCGCGGCGACGCCTCCCAGTCGATCCAGCGCTCGAAATGCGCAATCGCGTTCTGCCGGATCTTCGACGTCACCGGTCCCGGCTCGATCAGGATGAAATGCAGCCCTGTGCCGTGCATCTCCACCCGCATCGTATCGGTCAGCGCCTCAAGCGCAAACTTGGTGCTGTTATACGCCCCGCGCCAGGGCAGCGTGACCAGCCCCAACACCGACGAGTTCTGCACCACACGCCCGTGCCCCTGCGCGCGCATCACCGGGATCACCCGGCGCGTCAGTTCATGCCAGCCAAAGAAATTCGCCTCGAATATCGCGCGCAGCGCATCTGTGGGCAGATCCTCCACCAGCCCCGGAGAGGCAAACGCCCCGTTGTTGAAAAGCGCATCCAGCCGCCCGCCCGTGGCCTCAAGCACCTCGGCAAGCCCCGCCTCGATCGTGGTGGTGTCCTGATAGTCGATCAACGGGCTCTCGAACCCTTCGGCGATCAGGCGCGCGCAATCTTCGGCCTTGCGGCAAGAGGCAAAGACCCGCCAGCCGCGCTCCCGCAGCCCATGCGCCGCGTCATAGCCGATCCCGGAGGAACAGCCGGTAATCAATACGGATTTCTCAGTCATGCGCGCGACACTGCCGTGCCTGCGCGCCGGATGCAATTGCCTTGCGGTCAGTTTGTCGTCGTGATCAGCCAATCGGCCATCCAGCCGATCTCACCGGTTTCCACTACTTCGAGCATGACCCAGCCATTGCCCGGCTCTTCCAGCACGGCAACGGACGACCCTTTGCCAAGCTGGCCAACCTTTTCAAAGTCGGTCCCCGGCCCCGCGCGCATATTGACCAGATCGCCGGTCACCTGCCGGATATCGCCCGTTGGCACGGTTATGACACTGTCCTCGGCCACGCTTTCGGGGATCGTGTAGGTCTCGCTCTGGCGCATCACATAGGTCTCCAGGCTAAAGACCTCCTCGCCGACAAAGCCGGTCGCCACGCTGTCGGGTTGCTCCCGCTCTGCCGTTACATCCGCGGCAATTGCATCTTCCACGGCCTCGTCGATGGCAGTGGTCGCCACCACCTCCGGCACCCGCTCGACCTTGGGCAGCTCCGAGTTGCTGTCATACTCGTTCGAGGCATTGACCGAGGCGAGCGTGATCTGAAACCGGCTGTCCTCATTGACCTTCAGGTCCGACAGGTTGGCCATGGCCCGGGTCACTTCCGCCATCGCCGCGCTGTCCCGCGCGCTGTCCTCAAGTCCGGCCACACGCACATCCGACGGCTCGG
This window harbors:
- the sfsA gene encoding DNA/RNA nuclease SfsA, which encodes MRFQTPLAPARLIRRYKRFLADIRLEEDGREVTAHCANPGSMMGLAEPGTRIWVEPNDDPKKKLKFGWRLVDHENGHFTGVDTSLPNRALKDAILARGIAELAAYGTVRPEQKYGQNSRIDFLLQQSGLPDAYVEVKSVTLSRQPGLAEFPDSVTARGAKHLADLAEMARAGHRAVLFYLVQRTDCAQVSVAGDIDPAYLTAYEAARAAGVEVIAYGTQLSPQAVTLGQRLTVLG
- a CDS encoding acyl-CoA dehydrogenase family protein, with protein sequence MTSKIDTILDAARQHCEEVIKPNVDAWNAAGVWPREASDKAAALGLTGLYAPEEFGGQGLPLGEGIRVYEELGRGDGAYAFALSMHNICTYAACGFGTEPFKTSWARELTSGRKLANFALTEPQSGSDATNMYSRAVINGDGTWTVNGAKAWVSLAGEADIYFTVVKTTDQPGHKDMAMIAIPADAEGLSFGPRYDTPSYRFLPLSEMYMRDVVVSEDNIILPVGQGLQGSLMAIDIARVSIASGCCGLMQAALDTALAYSANRKMFGGKNLDLDGIQWMLGDVATELEASRLLYRAAANALGTEEGPLMAAHAKRFVPDAAVKAANICTQVLGGMGLLAPYGMDRLSRLSQMLRIVDGTTEISRVVIGRHLQKRAKTLDPLPIPKGFGES
- the map gene encoding type I methionyl aminopeptidase; its protein translation is MTRDGIRIHEADGFAGMHKAGRLAAEILDRVADHVFVGQTTGALDKLIEGMVNDAGATSATIGYKGYQHASCISVNHVVCHGIPGDKVLKDGDILNIDVTVIVDGWYGDTSRMFVAGKLNRKAERLIQVTHDSLMIGIEAVKPGNTFGDIGFAIQSFVERQRMSVVRDFCGHGLGTVFHAPPNVLHYGRAGTGPTLEEGMFFTIEPMVNLGRPETKILADDWTAVTRDKSLSAQFEHSIGVTSDGCEIFTLSPAGRFHPTYT
- a CDS encoding cob(I)yrinic acid a,c-diamide adenosyltransferase, with the translated sequence MVVLNKIYTKTGDAGETALGNGARVAKHAMRVNAYGTVDEVNATVGLARLHSEGDVDAALARIQNDLFDLGADLCRPDMEMDAEAEYPPLRMSDAQVIRLESEIDAMTAVLEPLRSFILPGGSALAAHLHLCRTVSRRAERLAVELATMESVNPAAVKYLNRLSDWFFCAGRMANSDGKDDVLWVPGANR
- a CDS encoding twin transmembrane helix small protein, which translates into the protein MLQDPLFLLVAAACIAVVVILAIGISYFGKGDLESAKKSNKMMQWRIGAQALAVVLILLFLWMRSGG
- a CDS encoding SDR family NAD(P)-dependent oxidoreductase; translation: MTEKSVLITGCSSGIGYDAAHGLRERGWRVFASCRKAEDCARLIAEGFESPLIDYQDTTTIEAGLAEVLEATGGRLDALFNNGAFASPGLVEDLPTDALRAIFEANFFGWHELTRRVIPVMRAQGHGRVVQNSSVLGLVTLPWRGAYNSTKFALEALTDTMRVEMHGTGLHFILIEPGPVTSKIRQNAIAHFERWIDWEASPRAEEYRRGLKKRLYESSGPDPFELPASAVTKKLVHALESSRPRARYYVTTPTYIMGTLRRILPTRALDWVLRRA
- a CDS encoding SH3 domain-containing protein yields the protein MWRFMLVTFAFLAVAFYELSGGSDYVPGQNSIQVQGLQLAEPSDVRVAGLEDSARDSAAMAEVTRAMANLSDLKVNEDSRFQITLASVNASNEYDSNSELPKVERVPEVVATTAIDEAVEDAIAADVTAEREQPDSVATGFVGEEVFSLETYVMRQSETYTIPESVAEDSVITVPTGDIRQVTGDLVNMRAGPGTDFEKVGQLGKGSSVAVLEEPGNGWVMLEVVETGEIGWMADWLITTTN